The following proteins are encoded in a genomic region of Thioclava nitratireducens:
- a CDS encoding cytochrome ubiquinol oxidase subunit II, with protein sequence MSLAASIRRAPLLSGAVLAVWMGWGWTGAGEARAESFLDPAGPIASAQVTHLKIILILMAIVVIPVFAATPWLIRRYRYGRSKGEYRPDWSFATVFEILAWGVPILVVLMLAVYLWQRTHTLDPYNPVAGKAGKPLVVDVVAYDWKWLFLYPEEGVASVGELAFPASRPLELHLTSDTVMQSFMIPRLGSQIYAMKGMQTKLHLAADGPGTFEGRNTQFNGEGFYTQNFKASAMNDEVFARWVKAAKARGLPLDDKARAALEEKSNKVELARALDQPTEQPILFSTAPSGMFDEIAGLKETQQ encoded by the coding sequence ATGTCCCTTGCCGCATCGATCCGCAGAGCCCCCCTCCTTTCCGGAGCGGTCTTGGCCGTCTGGATGGGCTGGGGCTGGACCGGCGCGGGAGAGGCGCGAGCAGAGAGTTTTCTCGACCCGGCCGGGCCGATCGCCTCCGCTCAGGTTACTCATCTGAAGATCATCCTGATCCTCATGGCGATCGTCGTGATCCCGGTTTTCGCGGCGACCCCGTGGTTGATCCGGCGCTACCGCTACGGACGCTCGAAGGGCGAATACCGCCCCGACTGGTCGTTCGCCACGGTGTTCGAAATTCTGGCCTGGGGCGTGCCGATCCTGGTCGTGCTGATGCTTGCCGTTTATCTGTGGCAGCGGACCCACACGCTCGATCCTTACAACCCGGTTGCGGGCAAGGCAGGCAAGCCGCTGGTCGTCGATGTGGTCGCCTACGACTGGAAATGGCTGTTCCTCTATCCCGAAGAAGGCGTGGCGAGCGTGGGCGAGCTGGCCTTCCCTGCCTCGCGCCCGCTCGAGCTGCATCTGACCTCCGACACGGTGATGCAGAGCTTCATGATCCCGCGGCTGGGCAGCCAGATCTACGCGATGAAGGGGATGCAGACGAAGCTGCATCTGGCCGCCGACGGCCCCGGCACCTTCGAGGGCCGCAACACGCAGTTTAACGGCGAAGGGTTCTACACGCAGAATTTCAAGGCGAGCGCCATGAACGATGAGGTATTCGCGCGCTGGGTGAAGGCGGCGAAGGCGCGCGGCCTGCCTCTCGACGACAAGGCACGCGCAGCGCTGGAGGAAAAAAGCAACAAGGTCGAACTGGCCCGCGCGCTCGACCAGCCTACCGAGCAGCCGATCCTGTTCTCGACCGCGCCGAGCGGAATGTTCGACGAGATCGCCGGCCTGAAGGAGACGCAACAATGA